From Polaribacter butkevichii, a single genomic window includes:
- the rho gene encoding transcription termination factor Rho, with product MFEISELKAKTLADLQVIAKSIGLSKTSQLKKLDLVYQILDTQAANPVETSISTSTKTEVKQKTEKPKRKRVSKVTTPAKATNVDETTEKDSKITTETTTEKIVEKPKQEKLPLRKPTLRKAAPKKVLEKTETKTEAPKERVVKKVEKQEQKPANNQNKPQANKPLPKKNPNQNRDKNNSNRSNGNKSGNRYKDPDFEFDGIIESEGVLEMMPDGYGFLRSSDYNYLSSPDDIYVSQSQIKLFGLKTGDTVRGNVRPPKEGEKYFPLIRVSKINGLNPNLVRDRVSFEHLTPLFPQEKFNLAERGSSLSTRIIDLFSPLGKGQRGMIVAQPKTGKTMLLKDVANAIAANHPEVYQIVLLIDERPEEVTDMKRNVRGEVVASTFDEPADKHVKVANIVLEKAKRLVECGHDVVILLDSITRLARAYNTVAPASGKILSGGIDANALHKPKRFFGAARNIENGGSLTIIATALTETGSKMDEVIFEEFKGTGNMELQLDRNISNRRIYPAIDLIKSSTRRDDLLLDAKTVQRMWVLRKYLADMNPIEAMEFINDKIKFSKNNDEFLISMNG from the coding sequence ATGTTCGAAATCTCAGAACTAAAAGCAAAAACGCTTGCTGATTTACAGGTAATTGCAAAATCTATTGGTCTATCAAAGACGAGTCAACTTAAAAAATTAGATTTAGTATATCAAATTTTAGACACACAAGCTGCAAACCCTGTAGAAACTTCAATTTCAACTTCTACAAAAACTGAAGTAAAGCAAAAGACTGAAAAACCTAAAAGAAAACGAGTTTCTAAAGTAACTACCCCTGCTAAAGCTACTAACGTAGACGAAACTACAGAAAAAGATTCAAAAATAACTACAGAAACTACTACTGAAAAAATAGTAGAAAAACCAAAACAAGAAAAACTACCTTTACGCAAACCAACTCTTAGAAAAGCTGCACCCAAAAAAGTTCTTGAAAAAACAGAGACTAAAACGGAAGCACCTAAAGAAAGAGTTGTTAAGAAGGTAGAAAAACAGGAACAAAAACCTGCTAACAATCAGAATAAACCACAAGCAAACAAACCACTTCCTAAGAAAAATCCAAACCAAAATAGAGATAAAAATAACTCTAATAGAAGTAATGGAAACAAATCTGGAAATCGTTATAAAGATCCTGATTTTGAATTTGATGGAATTATAGAAAGCGAAGGTGTTTTAGAAATGATGCCAGACGGATATGGTTTTTTACGTTCTTCTGATTATAATTATTTATCATCACCAGATGATATTTATGTTTCTCAATCTCAAATTAAATTATTTGGCTTAAAAACAGGTGATACCGTTAGAGGAAATGTTCGCCCACCAAAAGAAGGTGAAAAATATTTTCCATTAATTAGAGTCTCTAAAATAAACGGATTAAACCCTAACTTAGTTAGAGATCGTGTTTCTTTTGAGCACTTAACCCCTTTATTCCCTCAAGAAAAATTTAATTTAGCAGAAAGAGGTAGCTCTTTATCAACTAGAATTATCGATTTATTTTCTCCTTTAGGAAAAGGACAACGTGGTATGATTGTAGCGCAACCTAAAACTGGTAAAACCATGTTATTAAAGGATGTAGCCAATGCAATTGCAGCCAATCACCCAGAAGTTTATCAAATTGTATTATTAATTGATGAGCGTCCGGAAGAAGTTACAGACATGAAACGTAATGTTAGAGGAGAAGTTGTTGCTTCTACTTTTGATGAACCTGCAGACAAACACGTAAAAGTAGCAAACATTGTTTTAGAAAAAGCAAAACGTTTGGTAGAATGCGGACACGATGTTGTTATCCTTTTAGATTCAATTACACGTTTGGCAAGAGCATACAATACCGTAGCACCGGCGTCTGGTAAAATACTTTCTGGAGGTATCGATGCTAACGCATTGCACAAACCAAAACGTTTCTTTGGTGCCGCTAGAAACATAGAAAACGGTGGTTCTTTAACCATTATTGCTACAGCACTTACAGAAACAGGTTCTAAAATGGACGAAGTAATCTTCGAAGAATTTAAAGGAACAGGTAATATGGAACTTCAGTTAGATAGAAATATTTCTAACAGAAGAATTTACCCAGCTATCGATTTAATTAAATCTTCTACAAGACGAGATGATTTATTATTAGATGCCAAAACAGTA
- a CDS encoding DUF4293 domain-containing protein: MIQRIQSIYLLIATAVSGGLIFVFDLWNNLKEEVYALDLFSKDTVLLKIIPLLFLLSAVVSFLDIFLFKNRKLQFVVGRLVILINLFLLGLLIYVSLTLPGEISISENGIGMFLPILVVLLIVLANRAIKKDEDLVKSVDRLR; this comes from the coding sequence ATGATTCAAAGAATACAAAGTATATATTTATTAATAGCAACTGCCGTTTCTGGTGGTTTAATTTTTGTATTTGATCTTTGGAATAATCTTAAAGAAGAAGTTTATGCATTGGATTTGTTTTCTAAAGACACTGTTCTTTTAAAAATTATCCCTTTGTTGTTTTTGCTTTCTGCTGTTGTTTCTTTTTTAGATATCTTTTTATTTAAAAATAGAAAATTACAATTTGTAGTTGGGCGTTTAGTTATTTTGATCAATCTCTTTTTACTAGGATTATTGATTTATGTATCTCTAACTTTACCTGGAGAAATTTCGATTTCGGAGAATGGTATTGGGATGTTCTTACCAATTTTGGTTGTTTTGCTTATTGTTTTGGCAAATAGAGCTATTAAAAAGGATGAAGATCTTGTAAAATCTGTAGATAGATTGCGATAA
- a CDS encoding response regulator transcription factor translates to MKEKIYVHVADDHKILIEGIIAVINTDKDIEIKGYSLSGQEVIDWFHQKENSADVLILDITMPVLDGFQVLKYFRKKKIDQKVIILSSYDDLKIVQEVLSLGCKGYISKNNAGEHIIDAIKAVARGEQYFSNDIQKILLQSLSGQIVPKGELPDKYLLESLTERELDVLKLITKEYSTIEMADLMNLSTNTVETYRKSLLKKLKVKNAVGLAMYAVKNNIV, encoded by the coding sequence ATGAAAGAAAAGATATACGTTCACGTAGCAGATGATCATAAAATATTAATAGAAGGTATCATCGCTGTTATAAATACTGATAAAGATATTGAAATTAAAGGTTATTCTTTAAGCGGTCAAGAAGTTATTGATTGGTTTCATCAAAAAGAAAATTCTGCAGATGTTTTAATACTAGACATTACCATGCCTGTTTTAGATGGTTTTCAAGTTTTAAAGTATTTTAGAAAAAAAAAGATAGACCAAAAAGTAATAATATTGTCTAGTTATGATGATCTTAAAATAGTACAAGAAGTTTTATCACTTGGTTGTAAAGGTTACATTTCTAAAAACAATGCAGGTGAGCATATTATAGATGCTATAAAAGCAGTTGCTAGAGGAGAACAATATTTTAGTAATGATATTCAAAAGATTTTATTACAATCTTTATCAGGTCAAATAGTACCAAAAGGAGAATTGCCAGATAAGTACTTGTTAGAGAGTTTAACAGAAAGAGAATTAGATGTTTTAAAACTAATAACAAAAGAATATAGTACCATAGAAATGGCAGATTTAATGAACCTAAGTACTAATACAGTAGAAACGTATAGAAAAAGTTTATTAAAAAAATTAAAAGTAAAAAATGCAGTAGGTTTAGCAATGTATGCGGTAAAAAACAATATAGTATAA